In Paenibacillus ihbetae, the following are encoded in one genomic region:
- a CDS encoding endonuclease Q family protein, with protein sequence MSSGKKLDQQQSLQSYYCDMHIHIGRTDSGQAVKISASNNLTFENIAAEASERKGIRMIGIIDCHSPSVQDDITRCLDSGVMEEIEGGGIAYRDTVILLGSEIEIREPGMGAAHVLAYFPDLGTMREFTDWMSRYMKNVQLSSQRIYVSPRQLQQEIIGRGGLLIPAHVFTPHKGLYGSMADRMSDVFDLEGIAGIELGLSADSSMAGLISELDRYTFLTNSDAHSLGKIGREYNRIDMAGLSFEEFKLALQMKDGRRVSANYGLNPKLGKYHRTYCGGCESILDEEHLAAETGPPRCPYCGSTKLVQGVLDRILDVADREEPLIPPTRPPYHYQVPLEFIPGLGKSAMGKLLAAFGTEMAILHQATESELAEVAGEALAASIVKARNGTLALSSGGGGTYGKVMK encoded by the coding sequence ATGAGTTCGGGTAAAAAGCTTGACCAACAGCAGAGCCTGCAAAGCTACTATTGCGATATGCATATTCATATCGGCCGCACGGACAGCGGACAAGCTGTCAAAATTAGCGCAAGCAACAACCTGACATTCGAGAACATTGCGGCGGAAGCTTCCGAGCGGAAGGGAATCCGCATGATCGGCATAATCGACTGCCACTCTCCTTCCGTGCAGGACGATATCACCCGCTGCCTGGACAGCGGGGTCATGGAGGAAATCGAGGGCGGGGGCATCGCCTACCGGGATACGGTCATCCTGCTCGGCAGCGAGATCGAAATTCGAGAGCCGGGTATGGGAGCGGCGCATGTGCTGGCGTATTTTCCGGATTTGGGCACCATGCGCGAGTTCACGGACTGGATGTCCCGTTATATGAAAAATGTCCAGTTGAGCTCGCAGCGAATCTATGTGTCTCCGCGACAGCTGCAGCAGGAAATCATCGGCCGCGGAGGGCTGCTCATTCCCGCGCATGTATTTACGCCTCATAAAGGGCTGTATGGCAGCATGGCGGATCGGATGAGCGATGTGTTTGATCTTGAAGGGATTGCAGGCATCGAGCTTGGTCTCAGCGCCGATTCCTCGATGGCGGGATTGATCAGCGAGCTAGACCGCTACACCTTTCTGACCAATTCGGACGCGCATTCGCTGGGGAAGATCGGCAGGGAATACAACCGGATCGATATGGCCGGCCTATCGTTTGAGGAATTCAAATTGGCGCTTCAAATGAAGGACGGACGGAGGGTGTCCGCAAACTATGGCCTGAACCCGAAGCTTGGGAAATACCACCGGACCTATTGCGGCGGATGCGAGAGCATCCTTGACGAGGAGCATCTGGCTGCTGAAACCGGGCCGCCAAGATGCCCGTACTGCGGCAGCACCAAACTGGTCCAGGGCGTCCTTGACCGGATTCTTGATGTTGCAGACCGTGAGGAACCGCTAATACCGCCGACCCGGCCGCCGTACCACTATCAGGTTCCGCTTGAGTTCATCCCGGGGCTCGGCAAATCGGCGATGGGGAAGCTGCTGGCCGCCTTCGGGACCGAGATGGCGATTCTTCATCAAGCTACCGAATCGGAGCTTGCGGAGGTCGCAGGAGAGGCTCTAGCCGCCAGCATTGTCAAGGCAAGGAACGGAACGCTGGCCCTGTCCTCGGGCGGCGGAGGGACCTATGGCAAGGTAATGAAATAA
- the spoIIM gene encoding stage II sporulation protein M, whose product MQFFRQTLKDQTPLYVFVAVLFLVGVLFGALMVNALSLEQQQDMARHLNHFFISVQDSGETMMQSSYWSIAGLHLKWIGLIWILGLSVIGLPGILILDFLKGVLIGFTVGYLVGQYSWTGLLFALVSIAPQNLVIIPMLMMCSVAAISFSLYIIRNRFLMHRGGSMVRPLASYALITLCMVVLALSISSFETWVTPAMMQWVTPMLL is encoded by the coding sequence ATGCAATTTTTTCGCCAGACGTTAAAGGATCAGACACCGCTCTATGTATTTGTTGCTGTCTTGTTTCTGGTCGGCGTGCTCTTCGGGGCGCTGATGGTCAATGCGCTGTCGTTGGAGCAGCAGCAGGACATGGCCAGGCACTTGAACCACTTTTTTATCAGCGTGCAGGACAGCGGCGAAACCATGATGCAGTCCTCCTACTGGAGCATAGCGGGTCTTCATCTGAAGTGGATCGGATTAATATGGATTTTGGGCCTGTCGGTGATCGGCCTGCCGGGCATTCTCATCCTCGATTTTCTGAAGGGGGTGTTGATCGGCTTTACCGTCGGGTATTTGGTCGGGCAATACTCCTGGACCGGTCTGCTATTCGCGCTGGTATCCATCGCGCCGCAAAACCTGGTCATTATCCCGATGCTGATGATGTGCAGCGTTGCTGCCATCTCGTTCTCCCTATATATCATCAGGAATCGATTTCTGATGCATCGCGGAGGCAGCATGGTCAGGCCGCTGGCATCTTATGCGCTGATAACGCTCTGCATGGTGGTTTTGGCGCTAAGCATTTCGTCCTTTGAGACGTGGGTAACGCCGGCGATGATGCAGTGGGTAACCCCGATGCTGCTGTAA
- a CDS encoding NUDIX domain-containing protein has translation MNVTGSSNRETSNKMLEETTLSTKPVFDGKIISLQVDTVRLPDGQTATREVVRHPGAVAVLALKGDKMLVVDQFRQPLGRCEVEIPAGKLERGEDPLEAAKRELQEETGYACGSIRKLHSFYTSPGFADEIIHLYLAEDLVSGAMNPDEDEFLQLMEVTLEEAFELIKEERISDAKTILAVYAWKMYTMTGTI, from the coding sequence ATGAACGTGACCGGCAGCAGCAACCGCGAAACTTCAAATAAAATGCTGGAAGAAACGACTTTATCGACAAAGCCTGTATTCGACGGGAAGATCATTTCCCTTCAGGTGGATACCGTCCGGCTTCCGGACGGGCAGACCGCAACGCGGGAAGTGGTAAGGCATCCCGGTGCCGTCGCGGTCCTTGCGCTAAAAGGAGATAAAATGCTGGTCGTCGACCAGTTCAGGCAGCCGCTGGGGCGCTGTGAGGTCGAGATACCTGCGGGCAAGCTGGAGCGCGGCGAGGATCCCCTGGAAGCTGCAAAGCGGGAGCTGCAGGAAGAGACAGGCTATGCATGTGGTTCGATCCGCAAGCTGCACTCCTTTTATACGTCCCCGGGCTTTGCCGACGAAATCATTCATCTTTATCTGGCCGAAGACCTTGTGAGCGGAGCCATGAACCCGGATGAGGATGAATTTCTCCAATTGATGGAAGTCACGCTGGAGGAAGCCTTTGAGCTTATAAAGGAAGAAAGAATCAGCGATGCCAAAACGATTTTGGCGGTGTATGCATGGAAAATGTATACGATGACGGGAACGATCTGA
- the mciZ gene encoding Z-ring formation inhibitor MciZ: MKSYQGEQSIHMVGRAWQIRIMLKQWQNQWGPEATIADILSTKRLNKHANSHHD, translated from the coding sequence ATGAAGAGCTATCAAGGGGAGCAATCGATTCATATGGTGGGACGAGCCTGGCAGATCCGCATTATGCTCAAGCAGTGGCAGAATCAGTGGGGGCCGGAGGCAACCATTGCGGATATCCTTTCCACCAAAAGATTGAATAAACACGCAAACTCTCATCATGACTAG
- a CDS encoding Fur family transcriptional regulator, whose product MEARIDKIKQQLQSQGYKLTPQREATVSVLLENEDDHLSAEDVFMLVKEKAPEIGLATVYRTLELLSELHVVEKINFGDGVARYDLRTDTSKHHHHHLICTQCGSMDEIREDWLGPLEERLEREFNFTVHDHRLDFHGICYRCKEKGKNDPDKS is encoded by the coding sequence ATGGAAGCGCGGATCGACAAAATTAAGCAGCAGCTGCAATCCCAAGGTTACAAATTAACGCCCCAGCGGGAAGCCACGGTTAGCGTGTTGTTGGAGAATGAAGACGACCACCTTAGCGCAGAAGATGTATTTATGCTCGTAAAAGAGAAAGCTCCGGAGATCGGTCTGGCAACCGTATACCGTACCCTGGAGCTGCTGAGTGAGCTTCATGTCGTAGAGAAGATCAATTTCGGCGATGGTGTCGCAAGATACGACCTTCGAACAGATACTTCGAAGCATCATCACCATCATCTAATATGCACTCAATGTGGAAGCATGGATGAAATACGCGAGGATTGGCTCGGTCCCCTAGAGGAACGGCTGGAGCGCGAATTTAATTTCACCGTGCACGACCATCGGCTTGATTTCCACGGCATATGCTACCGTTGCAAGGAGAAGGG